AAGGTGATGAAGGTGCGCGAAGCAAGTATCACTTATGATAGAGAGTGGTTTCGTGGGTTTTCTACCATCTCGACCTTGAGTGAAAAAACATTTTACGAAGTTCCGGAAGTATTTCCATTTACGCATCAGACACCAGAAGGACTTCAGCGATTTTCTAATTTTCATGTCACTGAATTTCAAACTGATTTCAGGTATTCAAACATGGATCAGTATTATGCGCGTGTTTTCTACCGCTATTTTCAAATCACCCGCTTTCCGGTGTTTGTAGTGAGATATGCTGCCGGAATTGTGCACATGCCCGACAAGCGATATACTTATCACAACGTGCATCTCACCATCAGCCAGCGCCTTTCTTCACCGGTCGGACATACCATTTATCTTTTTCGGGCAGGAAAGATTTTTGGAAAGGCTCCCTTCACAAGCACTTACCTGACTCAAGGAAATTTAGGTCTTTTATTAGATCGCTTCAACTATAACTTGTTGGGCGAATTTGAATTTGTGAGTGACCAATATGCTTCGCTTTGGGTAGAACATCACTTTGATGGTTTCTTTTTTAATAAGATTCCGGGCTTCAACAAGTTAAGGCTTCGCGAGGTTATTTTTGTGAAATCCTTGATTGGAAGTTTTAACCGGAATAATTCAGATGTGCTGACCGTTCCAAGTGAATTGAGAGCTCCGGGCCCTAAGCCATATCTAGAGGGAGGCTTCGGAATCGAAAATATATTATACATCTTCCGTGTGGACTTTATCTGGCGATTAACTTATCGCAACCAAATAGGCGCACCGAACTGGGGAGTTAAGATAGCGATGAGATTGCAGTTGTAAATTTGTCAGCGGCTTTGTTCTGTTAGCTAAATTTTATTTTTGTTCAATAAATGATTCTATGATTGCCATTTATGGAAAGACATTCCAACCGTCCAACGCTGGTTTCGCACAGAACATGTTTGATTGCCTTGATAGAAAGGGGATGAAGTATATTGTAGAAAGAAAATTTCTGCAACTGCTTAAAAACGAGATTAACCTAAAAGTTAAATGTGAGGATTTTGAAAAGCCGGATGATATTAAGTCTGCAACGGATATGGTCTTCAGCATTGGTGGTGATGGCACGATTTTAGACACCGTAGTTTGGATTAAAGAGTCTGAAATTCCTGTTTTAGGAATCAACTTTGGCCGCATGGGCTTCCTTGCCAGCATAGGCAAAGATCATATCGATGCCGCGATAGATGCAGTAGAGAAGGGAACATTTTGGATTGATAAGCGAAGTATGTTAGAGTTGCAATGCAGCAAGCCGCTGTTTGCCAATAACTTTGCACTAAATGATATGGCCATTCAACGACGCGACCATTCGAGTATGATTACCGTAACGGTACGTATGAACGGTGAACTGCTTAATACCTATTGGGCAGACGGATTGATTGTCGCCACCCCCACCGGTTCCACCGGATACTCTCTAAGTTGCGGCGGACCAATATTATATCCGGGTTCCGGCAATTTCGTTATTACTCCGGTTGCCCCACACAACCTCAATGTCCGACCAATCGTAGTGATTGATAATTCCATCCTAACCTTTGAAGTGGCGGGTCGGGGAGACAGTTTTCTATGTACACTCGACTCTCGTTTCCGTTCCATAGATTCCTCCTATCAATTGACGGTTCAAAAGGCGAAATTCAATGCGCACATTGTTCGCCTTGGCGGTCAAAGTTTCCTTTCCACCCTAAAGGAAAAACTGAATTGGGGCACAGATCGAGAAACTAATAAATAGATAAGGCTCCTGATTCATAGCTAAAGCCAATTTTTCATAAGCCTATGGTCACCATAGGCTGAAGCGTGGTGTTATAACTCCGCCATTCATGGCGGAGTAGTGTGTGCGAAAGGTGGCTGGCTTTAGCCACAGATTATCATGTTTCGAATATTTATTGGCATAGTCTACACCCAGCGGGTGAATTTTGCAGAGAGGGAAATCGAACGCCTAAATTCAAACCAGAATAATAGCGGGAGTCTTACGACC
The sequence above is a segment of the Bacteroidota bacterium genome. Coding sequences within it:
- a CDS encoding NAD kinase, with the translated sequence MIAIYGKTFQPSNAGFAQNMFDCLDRKGMKYIVERKFLQLLKNEINLKVKCEDFEKPDDIKSATDMVFSIGGDGTILDTVVWIKESEIPVLGINFGRMGFLASIGKDHIDAAIDAVEKGTFWIDKRSMLELQCSKPLFANNFALNDMAIQRRDHSSMITVTVRMNGELLNTYWADGLIVATPTGSTGYSLSCGGPILYPGSGNFVITPVAPHNLNVRPIVVIDNSILTFEVAGRGDSFLCTLDSRFRSIDSSYQLTVQKAKFNAHIVRLGGQSFLSTLKEKLNWGTDRETNK